One window of the Zea mays cultivar B73 chromosome 3, Zm-B73-REFERENCE-NAM-5.0, whole genome shotgun sequence genome contains the following:
- the LOC118476791 gene encoding uncharacterized protein — protein sequence MQGFPQYQSRQKSYADVRRRDLEFAVGDQVLLRVSPTKGVVRFGVSRKLSPRYIGPFTILSRVGSLAYRLLLPDSMAGVHPVFHVSMLRKFLRDPDHQIEMEPIAVQQDLTLECRPVRILEFSERVLRKRSIKYVKVLWSNQSEREATWELEELMRQKYPE from the exons atgcaAGGTTTTCCGCAGTATCAG agtcgtcagaagagttatgctgatgtgaggaggcgggatctggaatttgctgtgggtgaccaagtccttctcagggtatcacccactaagggagttgttcggttcggtgtctctaGGAAGCTCAGCCcaagatacattggaccgttcactatcttgtcccgagtgggcagcctggcttatcgcttgctgctgccggattccatggcaggggtacacccggtttttcatgtctctatgttgaggaagttcttgcgggatccggaccatcagattgagatggaaccaattgcggtgcagcaggatctgactctggagtgccgtccggtgcgtatattggaattctcggagcgtgtgttgaggaagagatcaattaagtatgtcaaggtcttatggtcTAATCAGTCagagcgcgaggctacgtgggaacttgaggagttgatgcggcagaagtacccggaa
- the LOC118476792 gene encoding uncharacterized protein, translating to MQGFPQYQSRQKSYADVRRRDLEFAVGDQVLLRVSPTKGVVRFGVSRKLSPRYIGPFTILARVGSLAYRLLLPDSMAGVHPVFHVSMLRKFLRDPDHQIEMEPIAVQQDLTLECRPVRILEFSERVLRKRSIKYVKVLWSNQSEREATWELEELMRQKYPE from the exons atgcaAGGTTTTCCGCAGTATCAG agtcgtcagaagagttatgctgatgtgaggaggcgggatctggaatttgctgtgggtgaccaagtccttctcagggtatcacccactaagggagttgttcggttcggtgtctctaGGAAGCTCAGCCcaagatacattggaccgttcactatcttggcccgagtgggcagcctggcttatcgcttgctgctgccggattccatggcaggggtacacccggtttttcatgtctctatgttgaggaagttcttgcgggatccggaccatcagattgagatggaaccaattgcggtgcagcaggatctgactctggagtgccgtccggtgcgtatattggaattctcggagcgtgtgttgaggaagagatcaattaagtatgtcaaggtcttatggtcTAATCAGTCagagcgcgaggctacgtgggaacttgaggagttgatgcggcagaagtacccggaa